The Arachidicoccus terrestris genome includes the window TGAGTTGTTAAATCCCTGCCTCGTTTTTTCGCAGGTTCTTGCTGATTGTAAAAACTCCGGTCGACAGCCAGAAGGGTTATCAGTCATTATAAGCAGTAGTAATAAGCAACATTGGGATTTATTATTTTTATCCATTACGCTGAGTATACGACTTTATAAATTGTATCATACAATAGAATAGGACGCGGTAAACATACATTTCCAAACAGCTATCATCTAAAATAAAAATATTATGGCAACGAATCAAAAACTCAAGTTCAGTACCACGCTATTACAATCAGGAAAAACCGCTACAGGAATAAAAATCCCTGATGAGATAATGGAAAAATTGGGCGGCGGCAAAAAGCCATTGGTAAAAGTTACCATTGGCGGATTTACTTACCGAAGTGCTGTAGCCGTGATGGGCGGGGCACCTATGGTGGGCGTAAATGCCCAAAACAGGGAAGCTGCGGGGGTAAAAGGTGGCGACCAGATTGACGTAACCATTGAATTAGACACGGAAAAAAGAATTGTGGAACTACCCACCGGGTTTCAGAAAGTGTTGGATAAAAATGCGACGGCAAAGAAAAATTTCGAGTCTCTGTCAAACAGTAAGAAGAAAGCATTGATCGCACCGATTGTCAATGCAAAGACGGAACAGACACGGGAACGAAATATTTCAAAGGCACTCAGTGCGCTCGACTATTGAAACGTACATTTAGAAAATGTCTTCAAGTCACCAATAAGTGCAAAGCGAATGAGAGCATAAGATTGAAGTTTCGGCTTTAATTCCGAAACAATCTATATTGATATTCAAAAATCGGCTGACCCAATAAAGCAAACGATTCATCAGGAACCATAGATCATAATAAATTACTAAATAATGCAAACAACAATAAAAGCCAAACATCAAGGGCCCCATTTGGGTGTCATGGCGATTATCTATATGATCTTGTTTATTGCCGGCCTATCCTTTGTATCTTCCTTCTCCCCTCCTTATTTCCCCGAACCTTCAGCACCGGCATCTGCCATCCTGAGCTATTTTCAGCAACACTCCCACGATGTCCTGATGTGCGCCTTTTTTCAGTTCTGCTCAGCCATACCTTTAGGGATTTTCACCGCGACCGTTGCGGGCCGGCTCAATGTTTTCGCACCAGGCGCCGCGGGAAGCAACATTGCGTTATTCGGCGGCTTTTTAAACGCATTCAGTCTCACATTATCCTCAATGATTCTGTGGGTGATGGCTTATCAGGGGATTGCGGCAGATGGCAATATAATCCGCACACTGTATTACCTAATGTTTGTCATTGGCGGAGTGGGCTATTCCGTTCCAATGGGCCTGTTGATTGCAGGAATAACGTTACCCTGCCATTTTAAGGGAGTGCTTCCCAAATGGCTCACGGTTGCAGGACTGGCCTTGGCGGCAATTGGCTTGTTGAGTAGTTTTTATTTAATTTTTCCACCTTTCCTTATACTGATTCCTCTGACAAGATTTCCGGGCTTTGTCTGGCTCATACTCGCCGGGTTTAAACTTAATTAATGGGCAATATCTTCATAATATGACGTGAGGGTTTTGATGGCTTATAAGCTTTCGTAAAATAAATACATTACAATGCCTATTGAAGAAGTATTGAGGTGTATTTTGATAAAGGGAAACCTCATATTAGACCATAACTTGAGGTATCGGAGCCATCTCCTAAAAAACTCCTCTAATCCAGGACGGTACATAGATCCCAGCCATTTTATACGCTCATTGCATTAGCAATAGGATATATCTCCATCTTTCCATTTTGCCGGGCAGTAAATCAGGTGTACCTTTACCCCATGAGAATGACAGTGATGTTATAAAATCCTTTTCGAGCTTAATTCTTAAGTGATACGCTACATCCTCTGTATTTAGCTGCCTTTTTATATCTAAATATTATAAATAATCCGAATGAATGAGTCAACATACAATTGTTGCACTCATTAATTGTATCAATCAGACAAATTATGTCAGAAGTACTCAATAAAAAAGAAATTGCACAATTTGTTCACAGTGGATTTGTTCGCATTGAAAACGCATTCTCGCAGGAAATTGCAGATGCAGTTCTAGCTATTTTATGGAATGACCTCCCATGCAACAGATCTGAGCCTTCTACCTGGACCGAACCCGTGATTCGATTAGGAATGTACAGTCAGCAGCCGTTTGTCGACTCACTAAACAGCACAAAATTACATTTGATCTTCGATCAATTGATCGGAGAAGATAAATGGATCCCATGTCGGCGTGTAGGAACATTCCCGGTTAGATTTCCGTCAGTTGAGCAACCCAACGACACGGGCAAACATGTCGATGCCAGTTTTCCGGGAAAAGAACCTGATAATTATCTTACCTGGCGTATCAATCTCCGATCAAAAGGGCGAGCCTTATTAATGCTGGTGTTATATTCAGATGTGAGCGAAAAGGACGCGCCTACGGTCATTTATGATGGGTCGCATATGGATGTTGCGCGGATCTTAGCCACAGAGGGCGATGCTGGTCTTTCCTTTATGGAACTGGCAGTTAAGCTAGATGATCTACCCAAAAGGAAAGAAGTATATGCAACAGGCAAAGCGGGTACGATTTATCTTTGCCACCCATTTATCGTACATTCTGCTCAGCCACATAGGGGTACAACTCCCAAATTTATGGCACAACCACCTTTGTTGTTAAAAGATCAGTTGTCTATTTCAGGTGCTGCTAACGGCTATACGCCCGTTGAACAAGCGATTCGTTTATCATTGGAGTAATTGAAAAGCCGGTTCGTAAAAGGAGGTTGCAAACGCGACCTCTTTTTTTAAGGCATTCGTTCAATTATAGGTGCAACAAGCTGATTGTTGCAACCCCCTGGCCGTCCTCATTTATTTTTTGCTGCTTCACCGTTTTTCCACTATTTCTGTAACCAGTTTAATTTCTGAATGGGATCTGGGTAACCGGAAGTGATATTTGTTTTCTCATCCGGTATCTATTAGTTCTTCAATCTTATCCCACACGGCAACATGCGCATCATTTATAACCATGACAAATTAGCCATCCGGATCGAGCGGCTTGCTACCCTGCAAAAACAGAATCATCCAATAACACACACTGCTTAAATGATTGTAGACATTGTCAATAATTGTCACAAGCTTTAGCTTGTTCATACAAGATTACTGATGTATGCATTGATTCCCAATAAAAAAACTTACTTTTATAGCCGGTTGGACTGGTATGAGTTACACCTATACGATAAGGCCTTTCTGTGATGTTTTGCGCCAGCCCTTTTATTTTATCTGTTTATAAATTTTCCATAGATGTGATGTTACACACCTAAACGCAATCTTATGGATAAACAAAATGACACAAATCGGGTCAGTTCGTCCAAAGTGACCATGCCTTCCGGAGGCGGCGCTTTACGCGGCATTAGCGAACCTTTCAAAGCACAGTTATTTACCGGGTCGGGCGGATTTTCCATTCCCTTTCCGTTGCCGGATGCCAGAGGTTTTTCCCCGGTTATTGATCTGACCTATAATTCGGGGTCCGGTAACGGCCTTTTTGGTTTAGGCTTCTCAGTTTCATTAGATTCCATAGTAAGAAAAACCAGCAACGGCATTCCACGCTACGATGATACAGATGTCTTTATACTCGACAGCGCAGGCGAATTGCTCCCAAAATACACCGATTCCGACCAAGGCTGGGCAAAATCGGAGTATACCGATACTGTTGACGGCATCACC containing:
- a CDS encoding YdeI/OmpD-associated family protein, giving the protein MATNQKLKFSTTLLQSGKTATGIKIPDEIMEKLGGGKKPLVKVTIGGFTYRSAVAVMGGAPMVGVNAQNREAAGVKGGDQIDVTIELDTEKRIVELPTGFQKVLDKNATAKKNFESLSNSKKKALIAPIVNAKTEQTRERNISKALSALDY
- a CDS encoding phytanoyl-CoA dioxygenase family protein, with protein sequence MSEVLNKKEIAQFVHSGFVRIENAFSQEIADAVLAILWNDLPCNRSEPSTWTEPVIRLGMYSQQPFVDSLNSTKLHLIFDQLIGEDKWIPCRRVGTFPVRFPSVEQPNDTGKHVDASFPGKEPDNYLTWRINLRSKGRALLMLVLYSDVSEKDAPTVIYDGSHMDVARILATEGDAGLSFMELAVKLDDLPKRKEVYATGKAGTIYLCHPFIVHSAQPHRGTTPKFMAQPPLLLKDQLSISGAANGYTPVEQAIRLSLE